The stretch of DNA GGCCGCTCGCGCTTACACCGATGACCTAGACGAGTTCACCTCGGACGAGAAGGAAAAGCTAAACGAAAATTTCAAGGTTTTGACCAAAGACTCCCCATCCGTACCTCTAGCAGTAAGGCTATTGCAAAAAGCTGTTGCGAAGGCTGGCCCCGTAGTGGGTTCGGCCATCCTAGAAATTGCTAAGACACTGGCTACGGCGGAGGCCAAGAAGCATTTGGGCATCTGAGCCCATCTGACTGATCGAGGTTCGGGACGAGCAGACCAAACTTGCAATGAAGACGGGCACGCTCGATCCCGCGCTGGAGCAGCGCGGCCAGGCCATCTTAGGGGAAATCATCGAACACCAGACCCGGCATATAGGGTGTGCCTGAAAGCTATCGTTTTCCTGAACTTTTACCGGACCTGTAAGGTTTTCTCGGTTTCAGCGGAAGGGCGGGGAGACCTCGACGTAGGGCAATAATCCCTTCCTGAATTGCCACGCTGCCGGGTGGGTCCATTTCAGAAGAAACCCAGGCCAGGTTCCGGTTGATGAGCGTGTGATAGTCGGCAGGGTATTTTGCCTTAAGTTCCGCGGCGGCTTCTTCCAGAAGGTTCATAGCGGAAGTTTACTCTCGGCCCCCTTGACCGCCAACGGTCACGAAAACAGCGCGGGACTAATGCTTGACAGGGCAAGGAAACGCTTGCCGCACGGCTCTTATCGTCAGAGTGCCAGGGTCTAGATTCAACATCTCGGGATGATCGTCCAGGTATTTGTAAACGATTATCCCAAGTTGAGTGTTGGTCGTTCCAGCTGCTACACAGCGGGTTTTCGTTCCCATCTCATAGCCCATAGTGATGGCTGTTACGAAGACCACACAGGTGACGTATCGCAGATGGTCGTTTTCGGAGAGTGAGTTTTCAGGTTTCGTTGTCAGCTGGCAGCTTTGATATAGGCCCAGACCTGACGTTTGAGCCATGGGCGTAGGGTCGGTATTTTGCGAGTAAAGACCAGCAAGTAGCGCTAAAGGTAGAAGCATGTCGCCATGTTCTCATGCGTAGTTAGTGACGGCCAGGTGGTGTGTTGTCATATCCCCGTTCCTTCTTCCACTTCAGGTAGGCTTCCTTTGCAGCATCGAACCATTCATCATGCCTAGGCTCTTCGCATAGCTCCACAATGTACTCTCCCAAGGCAAGGTAACGGCCATAGGGCGAATGTTCAGGCCACCCGTACCAAGCCGTGTATTCCTCACCAAGGCTGTTGTTTATGAGCATCGTTCTGTGCCGGTGTTCGTCTGTTTCCTTCTTTGTTTTCGCCATAATCTAAGCCCTCTGATTGCATATCGCACAAGTTTTGCGGTGGTCTGAAAGCTTCTCCCATACCCGGTTATCGGCATACATCGGGATCGGGACGCCCGTTTGCACCATGTGGGCGATGTAAGGACCGGCCATAGGATACCGATTAGCGAAATCTTCTATGAGCTTCAGCCCAATGGGGCAGAGCGGCGGAACGCTATCTATCATTTACGCTTGTCCGAAGGGGGGTCTGCAATCCCCTTCATTCCTTCCTTGAAGCCTCGCCAGCCTTCGGCGATGCCCTTGAATACTGGCACTGTTTGAAAGAAGCGGACGACCACGACAAGCGCCACTATCCCGACAAACCCGAGAACGATACCAGCGGCGATAGTGAACATGCACTAGAGGCTACATCATCTACGGAACTTGCCCGGTGGCGGGAGCAAACCTTCAGTACAATTCAGCCATGCCAACACACTTGGATGCGATCTACCTAAACAAACACGAGGACCGGCCCGAAAGTGTCGAGACGGTCATGCTCGAAGGCCAGCCTATGGAGGTGCTTATCAATGACTGGACCTATTACAGAGTGCGCGGCGGCGAACATACCGGGGAAAGCTCCGTGCAGATATGCCGGGTGACGTTTCCCAAGTTCGAGGATGACGGCACCGTGATTGACCTTCCTTTTAGGGTCGGGAAGACTGGCGTTCCCGAGGAGCTAGACACGATCACGCAAGAACAATGGGGCTTATTGCATAGTCAGAGCATCCACATTGGCTTTATCGGTTAGGGCTATGCGCGAGTGTTGGGCGGCCTCTCTCGGAAACTGTCGTGGCGGGATTAGCCGCGAACATGTCGTTTCGCAGTGTTTGTTTTCCAGTGGAAGCATCACCGTAAAGGGCCTTGATTGGTGCGCGGGCGAGGCGAAGACCATTGGCATCCAAGGCCTTACTCGTAACATTCTGTGCGAGGGCCACAACTCCGATCTAAGCCCCTTGGATGCCGTTGCTCTGCAAACCTTTGACAGCTTCGACTCCGCTATCAAGCTCCGCGATTTTCGCCAGCAGTACAGCCCGAAAATAAACTGGACGCTTCGCACCTTCGATATTGACGGCAAGTTGCTAGAACGATGGTTTCTAAAGACCCTTATCAATATCACCTTAGATAAAACCTGGATCATCGGAACTGGGGAGCGCGAACTCGGTAAGCCTTCGATTGAATTGATCGAAATTGCATTTGGGCTGCGTGGCTTTAGCCCGAACGAAGGTCTGCTCGTTTCGGCACACGTCGGCTACACGGGCGATTTACGCCAAGGCCTTTCTTTCACTCCACTGACTGAGGGCGGCAATCTCGTGGCCGGTAGATTTTCCTTTGCATGTTTGCAGTTTCTTTTGAACCTTTCCCCTCACCACCTGCGATTCGATGGAACTTCACAGCTGCTGCATCATCTGCGCTGGATATATTTCGCAATGACCGACTCTCGCAAGCGCAGCAAGCAATCACATCGAATCCGCTTTAGCTGGTAATAGCTTCACCGGCAGCGGATCGGAATACACCAATCAGGATCGGGACCGCCCGCACCGAAGTTTCGATGAAAT from Granulicella tundricola MP5ACTX9 encodes:
- a CDS encoding Rap1a/Tai family immunity protein — translated: MLLPLALLAGLYSQNTDPTPMAQTSGLGLYQSCQLTTKPENSLSENDHLRYVTCVVFVTAITMGYEMGTKTRCVAAGTTNTQLGIIVYKYLDDHPEMLNLDPGTLTIRAVRQAFPCPVKH